The Acidobacteriaceae bacterium genome includes a region encoding these proteins:
- the lipA gene encoding lipoyl synthase: protein MAPLIQADELVQIDLSPRKPAPKPEWLKARAPMGETFHSLKKLARDLNLHTVCESAHCPNIGECWNHKTATFMMLGNLCTRRCGFCAVPKGRPEPIDHSEPERVAYAVASLGLKHAVITSVNRDDDNLGAALAFVNVIKEIRRQAPGCQVEVLTPDFQGVDEARRMVVDARPEILNHNIETVPRLYRVAKSGGRYERSLRFLEAAKTESSAHGDGPILTKTGIIVGMGEEMHELLSVFRDLADRKVDILTIGQYLRPSRDHLPMARFYTPDEFAFLKHEALGMGFRHVESGPLVRSSYHAHEQAQSTGLA from the coding sequence ATGGCTCCGCTGATTCAAGCCGATGAGTTGGTGCAGATTGATCTCTCGCCGCGCAAGCCGGCGCCGAAGCCCGAGTGGCTGAAGGCGCGGGCGCCGATGGGCGAGACCTTTCACTCGCTCAAGAAGCTGGCGCGGGATCTGAACCTGCACACAGTCTGCGAAAGCGCGCACTGCCCCAACATTGGTGAGTGCTGGAACCACAAGACCGCAACGTTCATGATGCTGGGCAACTTGTGCACGCGGCGGTGCGGCTTCTGCGCGGTTCCGAAGGGCAGGCCTGAGCCGATCGATCACTCGGAGCCCGAGCGTGTGGCGTATGCGGTGGCGTCGCTGGGGTTGAAGCATGCGGTGATCACCAGCGTGAACCGCGACGATGACAACCTGGGTGCGGCGCTGGCGTTTGTGAATGTGATCAAAGAGATTCGGCGGCAGGCTCCGGGGTGCCAGGTCGAGGTGCTGACGCCGGACTTTCAGGGTGTCGATGAGGCCCGCCGGATGGTGGTGGACGCGCGGCCGGAGATCCTGAACCACAATATCGAGACGGTGCCGCGGTTGTATCGCGTGGCGAAGTCAGGCGGGCGGTATGAGCGGTCGCTGCGGTTCCTGGAGGCGGCCAAGACCGAATCCAGCGCACACGGAGACGGCCCGATCTTGACCAAGACGGGCATCATCGTCGGCATGGGCGAGGAGATGCACGAGTTGCTGAGCGTCTTCCGCGACCTCGCGGACCGCAAGGTGGACATTCTGACGATCGGCCAGTATCTGAGGCCCAGCCGCGACCATCTGCCGATGGCGCGGTTCTACACCCCGGATGAGTTCGCTTTCCTAAAGCATGAGGCGCTGGGGATGGGCTTCCGGCACGTGGAATCGGGACCGCTGGTGCGTTCCAGCTACCACGCGCACGAGCAGGCGCAGTCCACCGGCCTGGCGTAA